In Cryptomeria japonica chromosome 10, Sugi_1.0, whole genome shotgun sequence, a genomic segment contains:
- the LOC131076082 gene encoding UPF0481 protein At3g47200-like, whose protein sequence is MSEKGGESATLKETGMRDKGSESAWVEEVKYRYTEGAWSRKKMRESFGTVCIYRIPMFLRDLNTAAYTPRVVSLGLFNHQPTKELSEMDRRKVDALLKMWQRLPPQKQTSLFDVFNKESCISRITSCYEEETDAADDTVVWTCLLDGCFILEILRVLTRPEEKKHKPGFPPPSDAEEDSDPIYNKNRIRSCQFDILGDFFMMENQIPIVVLVKLLQLEMDPPQNAARELYRMLREITLIVHPFLARGFRKETPDWIEEDKDLEKYNHMLGLFHSFVTEEYLARGQKDKPQQEAKKDSSAICISIKNCMGKPQEGDQLQTQGDKKQKETEEKHDDERFLKAFIKSSASELFNSGMKFVPYYGVPSKEKLSFDKNKRALSLPTVFITDSSEMIFRNLMAMEACRPESAKHISYYVLLMNTLIEGEEDVAVLRRAGVIQSSMGTDDEVTDLFNELCKGLNLQDIDEDPFVKVKFDLNGWYNDRHMVKLKKWMKKNPKFVKNVSMFWAILLVLAAGLPTLFPIFQKYIKSQNNS, encoded by the coding sequence ATGAGCGAGAAAGGAGGTGAGTCAGCAACTCTGAAAGAGACAGGCATGAGGGACAAAGGAAGTGAATCAGCATGGGTGGAAGAAGTGAAGTACAGATACACAGAGGGAGCTTGGAGTAGAAAAAAGATGAGAGAGTCTTTCGGCACTGTTTGCATTTACAGAATTCCCATGTTTCTCAGAGATTTAAATACTGCAGCCTATACACCTCGTGTTGTATCCTTGGGCCTTTTCAATCATCAACCCACTAAGGAGTTGTCTGAGATGGACCGTCGCAAAGTGGACGCCCTTCTGAAAATGTGGCAAAGGCTTCCACCACAAAAGCAAACTTCCTTATTTGATGTGTTTAATAAAGAATCCTGCATCTCTCGCATAACAAGCTGCTACGAAGAAGAAACAGATGCCGCGGATGATACTGTTGTTTGGACTTGCCTTCTGGATGGCTGCTTTATTCTTGAAATTCTCAGAGTTCTGACACGGCCAGAAGAGAAAAAACATAAGCCTGGCTTTCCTCCTCCTTCAGATGCTGAGGAGGATTCTGATCCCATTTACAACAAGAACAGGATCAGATCTTGCCAATTTGATATCTTGGGTGATTTCTTCATGATGGAAAATCAGATCCCCATTGTGGTTCTGGTAAAGCTATTGCAATTGGAGATGGATCCACCTCAGAATGCTGCGAGAGAATTGTACAGAATGCTTCGTGAAATAACTTTAATAGTTCACCCTTTCCTAGCCAGGGGGTTTCGCAAGGAAACACCAGATTGGATTGAAGAAGATAAAGATCTGGAGAAATACAATCACATGCTAGGATTGTTCCACAGCTTTGTGACAGAAGAATACCTAGCTCGGGGTCAAAAGGATAAACCCCAACAAGAAGCTAAAAAGGATTCTTCTGCTATTTGCATTTCAATTAAAAATTGTATGGGCAAACCTCAGGAAGGAGATCAACTGCAAACTCAGGGTGATAAAAAACAAAAAGAGACCGAGGAAAAACATGATGATGAGCGGTTCCTCAAAGCATTTATAAAGTCTTCGGCTTCTGAGCTGTTTAATTCAGGTATGAAGTTCGTGCCTTACTATGGAGTCCCATCAAAAGAAAAACTATCTTTTGATAAGAATAAGAGGGCTCTTTCTCTGCCCACGGTTTTTATCACAGATTCTTCCGAGATGATCTTCAGGAATCTGATGGCCATGGAGGCATGCCGGCCAGAAAGTGCCAAACATATTTCATACTATGTATTGCTGATGAATACCTTAATTGAAGGAGAGGAGGACGTTGCCGTGCTGAGGAGAGCAGGGGTTATTCAGAGCTCCATGGGGACCGATGATGAAGTGACCGATCTGTTCAATGAGCTTTGCAAAGGACTTAACTTGCAGGATATTGATGAAGACCCATTTGTGAAGGTAAAATTTGATCTGAATGGCTGGTATAATGACCGGCACATGGTAAAATTGAAAAAGTGGATGAAGAAAAATCCCAAGTTTGTCAAGAACGTATCTATGTTTTGGGCAATCCTACTTGTTTTAGCGGCTGGTCTACCCACTCTTTTCCCAATAttccaaaaatatataaaaagtCAAAACAATTCTTGA